In Lactococcus paracarnosus, a genomic segment contains:
- a CDS encoding alpha-ketoacid dehydrogenase subunit beta, with translation MNKTYLQALNEGLRQLLTTMPEAYILGEDVGTYGGGFGVTKGLVADFPDRVLDTPISEAAITGVATGSALLGKRPILEIQFSDFLTVAIDQIVNEAAKIHFLSNGQQSVPMVIRAASGSGTGASAQHSQSFENWFSHVPGLIVAMPANAYDAKGILVSAVRNNNPVLIFEPKSLYKTSAHVPDELYEVPLGQAKTVVSGDDLTIIAIGRMVEVAKKVAEQVSISIEIVDPITISPLDIGTLVSSAKKTGRVLILTEATKQSGISSEILAQLIEAGFSGKIKRLGGKFMPISAAKFVELGQVPTEIEILETIDTLLRDD, from the coding sequence GTGAATAAAACCTATTTACAGGCACTAAATGAAGGCTTACGTCAACTATTGACGACCATGCCTGAAGCCTATATTCTAGGAGAAGATGTTGGGACTTATGGTGGCGGATTTGGTGTCACAAAAGGATTGGTAGCTGATTTTCCAGATCGCGTTTTAGACACGCCGATTTCAGAGGCAGCGATTACCGGTGTTGCTACTGGATCTGCGCTTTTAGGAAAAAGACCGATTCTAGAAATCCAATTTTCTGATTTCTTGACGGTTGCCATCGATCAAATCGTCAATGAAGCAGCTAAAATTCATTTCCTGTCAAATGGCCAACAGTCTGTGCCCATGGTGATACGTGCGGCAAGTGGATCCGGAACAGGTGCTAGTGCGCAACACTCTCAGAGCTTTGAAAACTGGTTCTCACATGTACCTGGTCTGATTGTTGCTATGCCTGCTAATGCTTATGATGCTAAAGGAATCTTGGTTTCAGCAGTGAGAAATAACAATCCTGTTCTCATTTTTGAACCAAAATCATTGTATAAAACTTCGGCACATGTACCAGATGAGTTATATGAAGTGCCTCTAGGACAAGCAAAAACGGTCGTATCGGGTGATGATCTTACCATCATTGCCATCGGTAGAATGGTAGAAGTGGCAAAAAAAGTTGCTGAGCAAGTAAGCATCTCGATAGAGATCGTCGACCCAATTACGATTTCACCCCTGGATATTGGCACATTAGTATCATCTGCTAAGAAAACCGGTCGTGTTTTAATTCTGACAGAAGCAACGAAGCAGTCTGGTATTTCATCTGAAATTTTAGCGCAACTGATTGAAGCAGGATTCAGTGGTAAAATCAAGCGATTAGGTGGGAAATTTATGCCTATCTCTGCTGCCAAGTTCGTTGAATTAGGGCAGGTACCAACTGAAATTGAAATTTTAGAAACGATTGACACATTGTTGAGGGATGACTAG
- a CDS encoding thiamine pyrophosphate-dependent dehydrogenase E1 component subunit alpha — translation MQKINKRRALSWYETMIRIRQFENIIDDKNRAGHLYGTTHLYNGQEAIATAICDLLVPSDLILSTHRNHGHAIAKGTKTYPMFAEIFGKQTGTNGGHGGSMHISDITVGNFGGNGIVGGNYPVALGLGQALKMDHSDNIVVCFSGDGSTNEGTFHESLNLASIWGLPIIFVVENNQYAMSSDASVMIAGSISERAKNYNMATFKVDGQDVFAVHETFLQAQDAVKQGPVLIEAVTYRFKGHSRSDIEQYRTPDEFFNWEDPIKKLRETLIADYDISAEEIALIDEKTYQKLASEADQALSDEDTISPVDIWKAVYSE, via the coding sequence ATGCAAAAAATAAATAAGCGTCGTGCGTTGAGTTGGTATGAAACAATGATTCGCATTCGACAATTTGAAAATATAATTGATGATAAAAATAGAGCGGGTCATCTCTATGGCACGACACACCTATATAATGGACAAGAAGCGATTGCAACAGCAATCTGTGATCTGCTCGTGCCATCCGATTTAATCCTGTCGACACACCGTAACCACGGGCATGCCATTGCCAAAGGGACTAAGACTTATCCCATGTTTGCAGAAATTTTTGGCAAGCAAACAGGAACAAATGGTGGTCACGGTGGCTCTATGCATATCAGTGATATCACAGTTGGTAATTTTGGTGGGAATGGGATCGTAGGTGGCAATTATCCTGTCGCACTTGGCCTAGGACAGGCTTTGAAGATGGATCATTCAGACAATATTGTGGTCTGCTTTTCAGGAGATGGCTCGACAAATGAAGGGACCTTTCATGAGAGTTTAAACCTGGCAAGTATTTGGGGCTTACCCATCATCTTTGTCGTTGAGAACAATCAATACGCCATGTCGAGTGATGCCTCAGTGATGATTGCAGGCAGTATTTCTGAACGTGCGAAAAATTATAATATGGCGACCTTTAAGGTGGACGGACAGGATGTCTTTGCTGTCCATGAGACATTTTTACAAGCACAAGACGCAGTCAAACAGGGTCCTGTTTTAATAGAAGCGGTGACTTATCGTTTTAAGGGCCACTCGCGCTCAGACATTGAGCAATACAGAACGCCAGATGAATTTTTCAACTGGGAAGATCCGATCAAAAAATTACGAGAAACACTGATTGCTGATTACGATATTTCAGCAGAAGAAATTGCCTTGATTGATGAAAAAACCTATCAAAAATTAGCATCTGAAGCCGATCAGGCCTTATCAGATGAAGATACCATCAGTCCAGTAGATATCTGGAAGGCGGTTTATAGTGAATAA
- a CDS encoding HD domain-containing protein: protein MPHKKLEKVFRDPVHNYISVSNQVIYDLIGTSEFQRLRRIKQLGTSSYTFHGAEHSRFAHCLGVYHIAKQITDMFTKNYPEIWNSEENLVTQCAALLHDVGHGAFSHTFEGIFDTDHEAITVSIITSPETEVNAVLRKVAPDFPEKVASVITHQYANQQVVQLISSQIDADRMDYLLRDSYYTGATYGEFDLTRIMRVITPVENGIAFKIQGMHAVEDYIVSRFQMYMQVYFHPASRAMEVLLHQLLKRAKVLYPTQKAYFDTTSPRLVPFFEKHFTLSDYLHLDDGVMTTYFQNWQTHADPILSDLSKAFVNRKLSKSIKYDHEDEQDLAILRDIVEKIGFDKTYYTAIHSNFDLPYDLYRPEIKSPRTQIEIMQKDGTLTELSELSSLVKSLTGTTHGDSRFYFPREILNPDTLFKAEQEAFTSYIKNDHFLGKKGIESK, encoded by the coding sequence ATGCCTCATAAGAAATTAGAAAAAGTTTTTCGTGATCCAGTCCATAATTACATATCTGTCAGTAACCAGGTGATATATGATTTGATTGGCACTTCAGAATTCCAAAGATTACGGCGCATCAAGCAACTTGGCACATCAAGCTATACCTTTCATGGTGCCGAACATAGTCGTTTTGCACACTGTCTTGGCGTCTATCATATTGCCAAACAAATCACGGATATGTTTACCAAAAACTATCCGGAGATCTGGAACTCAGAAGAAAATCTAGTCACCCAATGTGCTGCACTGCTTCATGATGTTGGTCATGGTGCTTTCTCCCATACTTTCGAAGGCATATTTGATACAGATCATGAAGCGATTACCGTTAGTATCATCACTAGCCCTGAAACTGAGGTCAATGCTGTGCTTCGGAAAGTAGCGCCTGATTTCCCTGAAAAGGTAGCAAGTGTCATCACCCATCAATATGCCAATCAGCAGGTTGTACAGCTCATTTCTAGTCAAATAGATGCTGACCGCATGGACTATCTGCTCCGTGATTCTTACTATACAGGTGCGACCTATGGTGAGTTTGATCTGACACGTATTATGCGCGTCATCACACCTGTCGAAAATGGTATTGCTTTTAAAATTCAAGGTATGCATGCTGTTGAGGACTACATCGTTAGTCGTTTTCAGATGTATATGCAGGTTTATTTCCACCCAGCTAGTCGTGCTATGGAAGTCTTGCTCCATCAACTTTTGAAACGTGCTAAAGTGCTTTATCCGACACAAAAAGCTTACTTTGATACAACTAGTCCACGTCTAGTCCCTTTTTTCGAAAAGCACTTTACTTTATCTGACTATTTGCATCTTGATGATGGGGTCATGACAACCTATTTTCAAAATTGGCAGACACATGCTGATCCGATTTTATCTGATTTGAGTAAGGCTTTCGTCAATCGTAAGTTGTCTAAATCAATCAAGTATGACCATGAAGACGAGCAAGACTTGGCTATACTTCGTGACATTGTTGAAAAAATTGGCTTTGATAAAACGTATTATACAGCCATTCATTCAAATTTTGATTTGCCCTACGATCTTTACCGGCCAGAAATTAAGTCACCAAGGACTCAGATAGAGATTATGCAAAAGGATGGTACCTTAACCGAGCTATCGGAGTTGTCTAGCTTAGTCAAATCTTTAACAGGTACGACACATGGTGATAGTCGTTTCTACTTCCCAAGAGAAATCCTGAATCCAGATACGCTTTTCAAAGCAGAACAAGAAGCATTTACCAGTTATATCAAAAATGACCATTTTTTAGGAAAGAAAGGAATTGAGTCTAAATAG
- the yidA gene encoding sugar-phosphatase yields MSIKLVAIDIDGTLVNNNREITPQVFEAIQQAKAAGVKIVIATGRPLLGVKNILADLNLLDEGDYVITYNGALVQATATGEAFIDEPLTYDDYLDIEMESRRLDTPLHSITMSAVYTHNRNISKYSVNEAYITGLPLKYRTAEEMGKHELVKMMYIDEPEKLDNTIKKLPKRFWERYNIVKSTPFYLEILNKNASKGLAVQHLANKLGITYDETMAIGDEENDRSMLEAVGNPVVMENGNPELKKIAKYITKSNEASGVAHAINEWVLNN; encoded by the coding sequence ATGTCTATTAAACTTGTTGCCATCGATATAGATGGTACTCTTGTCAACAATAATCGAGAAATTACCCCGCAAGTATTTGAAGCGATTCAACAGGCTAAAGCTGCGGGCGTCAAAATTGTCATCGCCACTGGACGCCCACTACTCGGTGTTAAAAATATTTTAGCAGACTTAAATCTACTAGATGAAGGTGACTATGTCATTACCTATAATGGGGCACTCGTCCAAGCGACCGCAACTGGGGAAGCATTTATCGATGAACCCTTAACTTACGATGACTACCTTGATATTGAGATGGAAAGTCGTCGCCTGGATACACCGCTACACTCAATCACCATGTCAGCTGTCTACACACATAATCGTAATATTAGCAAATATTCCGTAAACGAAGCCTATATTACTGGCCTACCCTTGAAATATCGGACAGCCGAAGAAATGGGCAAACATGAGTTAGTCAAGATGATGTATATCGATGAACCAGAAAAACTTGATAACACAATTAAAAAACTCCCAAAACGATTCTGGGAGCGCTATAATATTGTCAAATCAACCCCATTCTACCTAGAAATATTGAATAAAAATGCCAGTAAAGGCTTAGCTGTACAACATCTAGCAAATAAGCTAGGTATTACTTATGATGAAACGATGGCAATCGGTGATGAAGAAAATGACCGTTCCATGTTAGAAGCGGTTGGTAATCCGGTAGTGATGGAAAATGGTAATCCTGAACTTAAAAAAATTGCTAAATATATCACCAAATCTAATGAGGCCTCTGGTGTAGCGCATGCTATCAATGAGTGGGTACTCAATAATTAA
- a CDS encoding TetR/AcrR family transcriptional regulator, protein MARKKVITKDILLDYGLQYLKEYGFDSFTARDIAQKFGISTQPIYSEYLNMNEYRSEVLKHTFYYMFDIKLSETYASDPLISYPIAFVRFSEDNPNLYHALFVKGFAYKKVMYDYSLAQYKKLVASVTKYHHLTETQIKNLHLRI, encoded by the coding sequence ATGGCAAGAAAAAAAGTCATTACAAAAGATATATTACTTGATTATGGGTTGCAATACTTAAAGGAGTATGGATTTGACTCTTTCACTGCTCGAGATATTGCTCAAAAATTTGGCATTTCAACGCAACCAATCTATAGTGAATACCTTAATATGAATGAATATAGAAGTGAAGTCCTTAAGCATACTTTCTATTATATGTTTGATATCAAACTAAGTGAGACCTATGCATCAGATCCACTCATCTCATATCCTATTGCTTTCGTTCGTTTTTCAGAAGATAATCCAAATCTTTATCATGCACTATTTGTCAAAGGATTTGCTTATAAAAAAGTCATGTATGACTACTCGCTAGCCCAATACAAAAAATTAGTTGCAAGTGTCACTAAATATCATCACCTAACAGAAACACAAATAAAAAACTTACACTTACGTATTTAG
- a CDS encoding Nif3-like dinuclear metal center hexameric protein: MLASKFFKKYEAYCPKELAMADDPVGLQLGTLDKEIKTVMVALDIREQTVQEAIDKQVDVILAKHPVIFRPLDNLTDQDTQQKIILDLARAGISVYTSHTNIDIVAGGLNDYFCEVLEITDSETLTDFGLGRVGNVQPQTLAVFADNLKARFELTGLSIVSYDQSLTKIIKRVAICGGSGGKFYPDALAKKADVYVTGDIYYHTAHDMLSSGLTAIDPGHHIEVLFIKKVAQVLRAFKTDVAIIESDALTNPFIHK; this comes from the coding sequence ATGTTAGCAAGTAAGTTTTTTAAAAAATATGAAGCCTACTGTCCTAAGGAGCTAGCGATGGCGGATGATCCAGTGGGTCTCCAACTTGGCACCCTTGATAAAGAAATCAAAACAGTGATGGTCGCCTTAGATATCCGTGAGCAGACAGTTCAAGAAGCCATCGATAAACAGGTCGATGTGATTTTGGCAAAACATCCGGTCATCTTTAGGCCCCTTGATAATCTGACCGACCAAGATACGCAGCAAAAAATCATTTTAGATTTGGCACGTGCAGGGATTTCGGTCTATACGAGTCATACCAACATCGATATCGTAGCTGGCGGATTAAATGATTATTTCTGTGAGGTGCTAGAGATAACAGATAGTGAAACATTAACAGATTTTGGTCTTGGTAGAGTAGGGAATGTTCAACCACAGACTTTAGCAGTGTTTGCAGATAACCTGAAAGCACGGTTTGAGCTAACCGGTCTATCGATCGTGTCTTATGATCAATCACTAACCAAAATCATCAAGCGTGTTGCCATTTGTGGGGGAAGCGGTGGTAAATTTTATCCAGATGCTTTGGCAAAAAAAGCGGATGTCTATGTCACTGGAGATATCTATTATCATACGGCACATGATATGTTATCTTCTGGCTTGACGGCTATAGATCCTGGCCATCATATTGAAGTCTTGTTTATCAAAAAAGTAGCACAGGTACTTAGAGCCTTCAAAACAGATGTAGCGATTATTGAAAGTGATGCCTTGACTAACCCTTTTATACATAAATAA
- a CDS encoding tRNA (adenine(22)-N(1))-methyltransferase: MKYEKLSIRLQEVGGFVPQDAILLDIGSDHAYLPIHLVRMGRIKSAIAGEVVQGPYDSAKSNIAAFGLSDSITVRLASGLAAFDPEIDGVDTITIAGMGGHLIADILGEGQEKLAQISRLILQPNNGEWYLRNWLQAHQFQISHEMILTENDKLYEIIVASPSKTLIELSEDDLRFGPILRREKSEVFRLKWQSELRAYQAILSQIPVSAADKRQDFLEKIAKIEEVLDVSK; the protein is encoded by the coding sequence ATGAAATATGAAAAATTATCAATTCGCCTACAAGAGGTAGGTGGATTTGTCCCACAAGATGCTATACTTCTCGACATAGGTAGTGATCATGCTTATTTGCCGATTCATCTAGTCAGGATGGGCCGGATTAAAAGCGCGATTGCGGGTGAAGTTGTCCAAGGGCCATACGATAGTGCCAAGTCAAATATCGCAGCCTTTGGCTTATCTGATAGCATTACAGTCCGCCTTGCCAGTGGTTTAGCAGCATTTGATCCTGAGATAGATGGTGTAGATACGATTACGATCGCAGGTATGGGTGGTCACTTGATTGCGGATATTTTGGGTGAGGGTCAAGAAAAACTAGCACAGATATCAAGATTAATTTTACAGCCTAATAATGGTGAATGGTATTTAAGAAACTGGTTGCAAGCGCATCAGTTTCAGATTTCTCATGAGATGATTTTGACAGAAAATGATAAGCTATATGAAATTATTGTCGCGTCTCCTAGCAAAACCTTAATCGAGTTATCAGAGGATGACTTACGTTTTGGTCCGATCTTAAGGCGAGAAAAATCAGAGGTTTTTCGTCTGAAATGGCAATCTGAATTACGGGCTTATCAGGCTATTCTTTCGCAGATACCTGTATCAGCTGCAGATAAGCGTCAGGATTTTTTGGAAAAGATTGCTAAGATTGAAGAGGTGTTGGATGTTAGCAAGTAA